A region of the Stieleria neptunia genome:
CTGACATTGAAGGGCTGTCGTCGCGTGTCGCAGGGTCAAGATAGAAACCAGATACATTTAGAAAACTTCGTGAAGTCCGACCCGCGTTCCAACCTACAAGACACCATGACAGGGCGTTATCAAGAATTTGTCAACGCACGGTGACAATCGATGCATAAGACGTTCGTTTGCTGCGGTTTTCAGATGCAATGCTAAAGCGCACTCTAAGTCCGATTCGGCATTTGATGAAATTCTTGGGTAGTTGATGAAGCCTTTCCGTTTGTCCCAGCTATTTGGATTGACATTTCCTGCGATTCAATAGATTGGGCAGGCGTTCAGCATAGAGCCTGAATTCGACTGGGCGAGTTGCCGCCGACACCGGAAATTGATTTTCACGGGCATCAACTCGGTCGTCGATCTTTATCACTACTTTGGAGACTGCTATGAAATTGAAGACTTCGCTGTTCGCAGCACTGGTGGCGATCGCGGCTTGCGTCACCACCGCAACCGACGCCTCGGCTGTCCAGCTGTCCGCGTGGGACATGTTCGGCCAACCTGGAACCCAAGCGACGACTCCTACGTCGTCTTCGGCTGCCAACATCACCGGCACCGACATGACCCGTGGCGCTGGACTCAGCACCTCGGGTGCAGGAAATGCGATGAGTTCCAGCAGTTGGGGAAGCACCGCTGCTTCCCCCGCCGTTGATACTGAGTATTTCTCGTTCGGCTTCAACGTTGACACCGGTTTTCAGGTCGATCTGGACGAGTTGATCATCGGCACCCGATCTTCGAACACCGGTCCAGGAACCATCGGCGTTTACAGTAACCAAGACGGTTTCACCACGGCGCTGGCGACGATCGTTCAGCAGGGGTCGGACTTCGCGAATAGCATCATCGACCTCTCGAGCTTGACGGGCGTCACCGGCACGCTCGAACTGCGACTGATCGAAATCGGCAACACGCAAGCCGACGGAAGTGGAACCACTTCCAACGGCGGGACGTTCCGCGTCGTCGACTATTACGACGGATCAAACTTCGTCGATACCCAATTGACCGGTACCGTCAGCGCTGTCCCCGAGCCGGGCGCGCTGGCTGGAATTTTCAGCCTCGGACTGGTCGGCGCCGCCGTCGGTCGTCGCCGTCGTCGCTAAGCGATCTCGTTGAACTTGCAATTGAAAAACGCGTGTCGTACTGACGGCACGCGTTTCTTTTAGCTATTTCGGAACGGCTTCTTCGAGCGCAGTCGCGCTATCTCCAACGCCCCGATGTGTTCGATAGTGGAGTCTGTCCGTGTATTGTGATTTTATCCGATGCGCTGTCTGTCTCGTGCTTTTCTCGACAACCTCAACGTTCTTGTCGCAACCGGCGTGCAACGCAGCGATGCTGGTGTTCGGTTACGACCCTGCGAGGCATGATCGCTTTCAGAATGATTCGCTCTTTCTCGGAAGTGAGTTCAACTGGTCGGGCGTCGGCCGTGGGAATCGGTGGGCGGTACTGGTCAGCGATTCCTATGTGTTGGGAGCTGCCCATTCGGCACCTTCGATCGGTTCAACGATCGAGTTTTATCCGACCAATGACCCTAGCGACGGCGTGGTCCTTCGCACCGTGATCGGGGCCCAGCAGATCGGGCAAAGCGATCTCTGGTTGGGCCAGCTTGATCGTCCGGTCGGTGGGCTGGGTCAAGACGACTCGATGTTATCGGGCGGCGACTCGGGCGGGCCGACCTTTACCATCGTCAACGGAAAACCCGTTCTGGTGGGAATTCACTGGTTCACGTACGACGATGGCAACGGGGGAATCGGATCGGCGGACTCGATCGTTGCCGACGTTTCGCAAATCGCTGCGCTCAACGCGGCGATGAATGGTGAATCGCTCAGCCTCGTGAATCTAACCGTTCTGGCGGGTGACATGAACGCGGACGGTGTGGTCGACAACCTTGACGTCGGCCCGTTTGCGATCGCCCTGCTGGACCGAATGACATTCGCCCAAGCGTATCCCGAGGTCGATCCAGACGTGACGGGCGACTTCAACGGCGACGGAGTCCTGACGAACAGCGACATCGATGGTTTTAGCCGCGTCGTCGCCGTCGACTGAGAGTTGTGATCGGAGGCAAAGCCGGTGTTTCATCGGGACGCGATACGAAATGACGCGCTCAGAGACGGAAGCCGCTGCACTTTCGTGACCCTCCAAGTCCGGCCAAGCGTCAAAATTCCAAATTCTGCAAAGTTTCGCTTCCATCTCGAGTGCCGATCGCGCGCCACAGCGTCAAATCGATCTGATCAGCGACATATCGAACGGAGCCGTCCATCAGCATCACGTTCACGCCACCATTGTGCATGCTCCTTGCGGAAATGATTGCCGCTTCACCGGGAACGTCCGCAATGGCACTGGCGGCTCCACAATCCTGACCTTGCCAATTCGGTGGTGCCATATGGTTGTACATCGTTGACGAATAGGCTGCCGTGGCCCAACCGTTGGAATAGTCGCTTCCGGGAAGCCACAATCCCATTGAAAAAAAGTTAAACGAGCTGGAAACGGGGGTGTAATTCAGACAGTCCTGAAACATTTCTTCGGTATCGCTGACGAAAGAAATGATGCGACGAGGTTTGGTAATCGTGTCCGATTTCGACGGAAATCCACTCAAGCCACTTCCCTTCGTGCGTTCGGCGAAACCAACGGTATGGCTTAGCCCGTCCAAGAATGCCGCAGCACTGAGCGGTCGCCCGATCGTGAACGCACCATTCCCTTCGACCAGCGGAGTCCTGCACCCTTGTAAACAATTGTTATCCGTCCAGTCATCCGCCCCCTGGTACGGAGTGGAACCTCCAAAGTTGTAGCGGTAATTGTTCTCGGTGGGGCGGTCAAATGAATTTGCGTCCGAGGGGCAAACGTAAAGCCCGACGTTCTTGCTAAAGGCTTCATAGTTCGGGTGGGCCGGTGTGCCATCGACCGTCAGACGCGGCGAGTTCAGTGCACTGAAATCGACCAGATCATAAACATTCCCCTGCTCGATATATGGCAAAATCGCCAAGTGCACGGATCGATTTCCATACCACATTGATCCCCAAACGGACATGTAGTTTGTGTATGTCCAGGGAAACACCTCCCCATTGGTGATCCGATCTGGTCTCAAGCGACCGTGCGGAAACGTCTTGAAGGCGGAATGGTAGTTGTGCAACGCCAGGCCGATTTGCTTCAGTTTGTTACTGCACTGCATCCGTCGAGCGGCTTCCCTGGCGCTTTGCACCGCGGGTAGAAGTAAACCGACCATCACACCGATGACCGCGACGACCACGAGCAACTCGATTAGCGTAAAACCGTTCGGCTTCGATTTTCGCGCACGATCGTACCCCAGACCGCTGTTTGATTGTATTCCCATCAAAAATCCCTTTGTTAGTGAACGGCTTCGACCGGCCCTAAATAGAACGGCGATCACCGCCCCGTTTGTGTGTTGATTTTGTTCGTCAATAGCCTCGGTTAGGATATGGATTTCCCGGCAATTCGGACGGTCAATTCGTGTTGAGATTTCATGAATTCGACGTTTCGAAACTCAGAAGACCACGCGATTGACTCGCTTTTCTTGCGTTCGCGCCCGACGTTCATCACGGCTTCATCGCTCGAATGAATGATCCGTTAATGCGTCGGAATTTGGATTGAGCAACCTGCGGTCCCCTCTATCATTCCGCCCGCCGGGACCGAGTCCGCATGATCATTGCGGACCCTTGCGTTTCCGGAAACGTCTCGTCGCTTTGATCAGCCTTGTCAGCTTCGTTGCTCAAGATGCTCGAAGGACGACAAACATCCTCTCGACCAAGAAAAGGGAGCCATTAAGAATGGCACGTTACAAACTGCGATTGCTTGCACTTGCTGCTGCAGCTGCACTCTCTGCACCGGCCCACGTGACGGCACAAGACGTCACCGGGCAAGATGATTTCGGAAGCGGATTCAGTGGCGGTACGCCAACAGGCGGAAACCAAGTGTTCTCCTCTCGCGCCGTCAGCCCTAACAACCAGGGCAACTTCGGCTTCAGCGGGGCTCCGGGTGTTTTCCCGACCAGCTTTTTCGACTACTTCGGAATCAGTGATCGTCGAATCAACTTCGACGTCGCAGATGATTCCGCGTCGTCATTCCCGCCGGACAGCTTGGGTTTCGCCGGCGACAGCGGCACCCCCGAAGATTGTTTGAACTTCTTCGTGATGTCGGATCTGACCAACCCCGCCAATCCAAGCGGTCTTGGCCAGGCTACCTGGGAGTTCGACACCAGCGCCCCGGTGAATCCGTCGCACCCTTATGACGTTCACCGCATCTCGATCGACATGATCGGATATGGAGACTTCGAGTCTGACGACAATCTGATCTGGAGTGCCGGCGCAGCGACTCCTCCGGCGGTTCCCTCGCTGAGCACGTTCCTGGAATTCGGTCTGACCGCCGGTCAAGATTCCGCGGACATCCTCTACGAAGTCACGATGGACGGGGGATCGACCTACGGCAAGTTCTTCACACCATTCTTCGAAGTCGACGAATGGAACTGCTTGCTGGCCAATGGCGCTGGATCGGTCTGCCCTCAAACGGGCGGCACCGTGTTCTTCCATCCGTTGGACAACGGTGGCGCAGGTGACGATGGCGTTGCATTTAACGGCTTCATCCTGGAGCCGATCGCCGGTGATCCGAACAACGTCGAACGCGCCTACAACGTGACCAACGTAAACGGCAACTTCGACGAGCTTGAACGTGAAGCTTACAAAGATCCGTTGATCGAGCAATTGCAAGGCAACTTGGCCCAATTGGACAACGAAAAGCAAACCTTCACGTTTGTCATCAAAGAAACCGGCGACGTTTTGACGCTGGAAATGCTCGCGACCCAGAACAGCACCCTGGAAGTTATCGCGTTCGACAACATCCTGGTCGAATCTGCAGTTCTGGGTGATGCCAACGGCGACGGAGTTCTCGACAACTTCGACATCATTCCCTTCGGCGAAGCCTTGCTCGATCCGGTCGGCTATGCAGCCAATTTCCCGAACGCCGATCCCAACTTCGTTCTGGATTTCGACTGCAACGGTCAGCTGGACAACTTCGACATCACTCCGATGTCGAACAAGTTGCTGGGCAACTAGTTCTACCGTTTTACGTTTCGTGTGATCCTTTCCCTTTCGTGTTTGATTTTCTTTTTGGAGACTATGATGAAGAAACTGATCTTCGCAGCTGTCGCTGCAATGCTTTGCTTTTCCAGTTCGGCACAAGCTTTGGAAATTTTCCTCAGCACGTCTGCCGTCGACCCCAACGCCGGCACCAACCTGAACCTTGTCGAAGGCGGTCCCGGTGGGTCACTGTTCGTTTGGGTGAATAACGACGAACCGACCACGATCGAAGGCCTTTCGCTGGACATCACCAGTGATACCCCCGGTGTTGCGGGTGCAACCGCGCACCTGATCAATGACCCGGGCGGACGTTGGTTCGCCAGCACGCCTGGCGTTCTGGGTGACGCTCCCCTGGTCGACGATTCGAACGCCTTCAACTTCTTCGGTGGCTTCCCGCAAGGGTTGGCTCTGCACAGCGAAGTTCAAGTTGATCCGATCGCAGCCGGTGTTACCACGGTCGGATTCGCCACCGGTAACAGCGGAATCGCGGTCGGTGGTATCCCGCCTCAAACGGAAAACTTTGGAACCGGGACCATCACCGTTGCTCCCGTTCCGGAACCCGGCACGATGGCGGGACTCGCTTCGATCGCAATGGTCGGATGCGGTCTGGTTGCACGCCGCCGCCGCAGCTAGTTCACAACTGAGCTAATTAACAATCGATTCCAGGACAAAATCGTCCCGGCGTCTACTGGGGCGGAATGCATTGTCGTTCCGCCCCTCGCTCCATCCATCACCGAACCAACTCTGCACGTGACATATCTTCTCGGCCAATTGAAGTAACACGCACGAAGACTTCATGCGAGCCGCCTACCATTGGTCCTTTCTTAACCATCTCGCTGTTCACCCATCTCTACAACTCAAATGAAACGATTTTTCCTCACGGTTCTGGCCACTCTCAGCTTTGCCAGTCTGTCAAGCGCCGACGTCATCGTTACTTTCAGCACATCAAGGACGGACCCCAACGCGGGAACCGAACTGACGCTCAACGCGGGTGAAGTCGCAGGCAGTCTGTTCGTGTTCGTCGAAAACACCTCAGCCACGACCATCGAGGGGCTGGCACTCGACTTCCAAAGCGAAACGCCAGGCATCCTCACGGCGTCGGCTCACTTGATCGAAAACCCCGCTGGTCGCTGGTTCGCAAGCACTCCCGGCGCACTGGGAGAAAACCCTCTGGTTGAAAACTCGAACGCGTTCAATTTCTTCGGCGGATTCCCCATCGGCGGCCCGCTTCTTCACAGCGAGCTTCAACTTGACGCGATCGGAACCGGCACGACACTGGTCAGCGCCGCAGAGGGCGCGTCCGGGATCGCCGTTGGCGGCCAGCGTGTCCCGCTCAGCTTCGGATCCGCAACGGTCAACGTGGTCAGCGCGATCCCCGAACCGAGCAGTGCGATCGCGTTGCTGGCGATCGGCGGGACGGTGCTGGTTCGTCGCAATCGCCGTCGCTAACGAGGCGGGTTCGGTTCAGACCGAACTCCCGTGTCTTTGTTGGGGCCGTTTTTCGTTCGCGCATTCGGTGCGTTTCACAGGAAGCTTGTATGTTTTCTTCACGGATCATTTCTCATCGGTGTGCGACCGGATGGTATTTCATCGTCGCGTTGGTCGTGTCGATTTGGGTGCCGGACACGCCGGCCGTCGGTCAGCTGCGGATTTGCACCTTCAATACATTGTCAAAGCCGGCAAATGCCACCGATGACGCTCAACTGCGGACGATCGTTTCGGCGATCGCCGGCCGGTCCGTCAACGGGATTGCGAAGCGTCCAGACATCATTGCGCTGCAAGAGCAGGACTCGGTTCTGGATACGACGAATTCCGCCGCAGCTGATTTAAACTCTGAATTCGGCATCAATTTCTATCAGTCGATCATGCTTTCTTCAGGTTCCTTCCGCCAAGCCTATGTGTACGATTCGTCGGTGGTGACGCCGATTTCTTCGTCCGAGTTCTTTATCGGCATCCGAGTCGCGTTGCGTACCCAATGGCAGCTGGTCGGATACGATGCCGGATCGACGTTCTATACGTACTGTGTCCACTTTAAAGCCGGCGATTCGGTGGGAGACCTCTATCTCCGCAACAGCGAAGCAACGAATTTGCGTGCCGACGCGGATGCACTGGGCCCAGGTGCTCATGTGATCTACATGGGCGACTTCAATTTCGCCGGCCACGATGAAGATTCAGTGCTGACGATGTATTCCGCCGGGAACGCTCAAGCCTACGACCCGGTCGCACTTCCGACTTGGCCGAACCTTACCTCGCGTCACTACCTATCACAGTCGACCCGCCTGAATGCGCTGCCCGATGGCGGTGCATTTGGGGGCATCGACGATCGGTTCGATTTACAACTGATTTCCGATGCAATGCTCGATGGCGAGGGGATCAGCTACCTCGGTCCGACGTCGACGGGATTTGTGGGAGCTCACTCCTACCATGCCTTCGGAAACGACGGGCTCGTCTATAACGGCGCCATCAACGGGTTTTACAACGGTCGTGAGCAGCCGGCGGTCGTCCTTGATGCGCTTCATGATTTTTCAGACCACTTGCCGGTGATCGCCGACTACCAGTTTCCCGCTCGAATGCAAGTGATCGCCGATCCGTCTCCCATCTCTGCCGTGCAAGGGTCTCTCGTACCGATCTCATTTTCCGTTGAAAACACGGCCCCCGTGACGGCTGCCATTGCTGCCGATGAGCTCGACTATGACTTTGGAACGACAGGCGATCTCACCGGTTCGGGCGTTGGGACGGCCGACGCACTTGCGGGGGCTCAATCCAAATCAGTTTCGCTCGACACGACATCCCTCGGCTCTCGAACCGCAGCGCTTACCGTGATGACATTCAGCCAGCAAGCGGCCGGCGCCACGTTTGTCGAGAACTACAGCTTTTTCGTCACCGTTCTCGGCGATATGAACGGAGATTTCGTCGTCGACAATTTTGATATTTCTCCATTCGCAGACGCGCTTTTGGACCCCGCCGCATACGCCGCCTCGTTCCCGATGATCGACCCCGATGTGATTGGCGATTTTAACGGGAATGGTGAATTGGATAACTTCGACATCGACGGCTTTGCGGACGAGTTGATCAACCCATGAAAAGACTCCACGAATACCGGACATCCTCTCGCTTCGTGATTCACCTTGCTCTCTGCGGAATGATGTTCTTCTGTGGTTGCGGAAGCCGCGAAGCAGTCCGCCTGGCCGATGAACGGCGAAGTTCACAGTCGGCGTATGACCAAGCGACGGCACTGTTCAACGAAGAGCAATTCGAGTCTGCAGAAAGGCTCTATGCCGAAGCTCTCTCCGGCCAACTGCCACCCGACATGGTCGCTCCCGCCATGGTCGCACGCGCCGAATGTTTGGGGGCACTGGGCAACACGGACGACGCATTCGCGCTGCTGGAAGAATGTCGGCAGGGCTTGGAAAGCGACGTCGAATACCACATCGCACGCGGCAAGGTGTTTCTGCGTAGCGGAGATCAGTCGAGCGCAAAACGCGAATTCGGGACCGCCAGGTCCATGGCCGCCAAACAACGCATTCGTGTCCAAATCCCGTCGGTTCGTTGAACGTCATTCCCGACGCACAACCGAACTGTCCATTCCCCTTTCCAGATCAAAACAATGACTTCTCACACACGTTTCGCGTTTCCAATGACAATCGCGTTGGCCACGGTGTTTTGTAATTTTCCGCGAGTACATTGCAATGCCGATGAAGTGGCTCGGGAAAGTCGCTCCGCCGTCGAACAAGGCGAGAAAACCGAAAACGAGCGTCCGATTCGTCGGTATATTCCAAGTGGAATTAACCGAGCGATTCCCCTGCTGCGGCTCAAGGAGGTCCGAGAGGCGATCGAGCTGACCCCGAAACAAGAAAAGGCCTTGCGCGATTCCGCGAGACAAAATGCTGAGCCGAAAGACTCACCAACCGTCAATGATCACGATGATCAAACAGCGACGGGGGCAGACACAACCCGAGAACGCCGAGCGCAATGGGCGAAAACCGCTCGTGAACACCTTGAGGAAATCCTTCATCCGGAACAACTCGAACGACTCTACGAAATCTCGTTGCAGCTCCGGGGCCTGAGTGTGTTGCAGGACCGCGATGTCATGAAAGAACTGAAAATCACGGCCGATCAACGACACGAGATCGTCAACCGTCAGATCTCATTCCTTCGCCGACTTTCAGAAACCGATCTGAAAAAGGCGGATCAGCTCGCGATGAAAACACTGCGTGACGAGATGAACGCGACCGTCCTGAACGTACTCGATGAGGAGCAAACCAAGAAACTCAGCGAAATGAAGGGAGAGAAGTTCGAGATTCCACAGCGATGGCACGCACAAGGTGTCATGATGCAAGAATTGCAAACCCAGCCGGCTTTTCCTTTCGAAAGAACGGCGAATCGTACGGGAATCACACAGCGAAAGCTGAAGGATGTCACCGTGCAACAAAGACGAGGACAGCAACCGCGCGAACGTGAACCCAACATCGAGTAGCGGCCAAAGTGTATCGAAAATGCTCAATTCAGCGAAACAATCGTCGTTCTCCACGATGAGTCATACCGAAGTGTGCGAAACGCTTTACATCTTCGGTGGCGACAGTACCGCCTTGGAGATTTTCGAAACTGCGGAACGAAGTTTTGAAAGCTCATCAATCGAGATTTACCATGTCGTGCCGGCAAACGAAGGTCCGGATGGCGAACGCCGAATCAATATTGAACGACTTGATACGCACGCCGAAGGTCGCCTGGGGGGTTACATCCTTTCAACGGCAAATCCGGCGGTGCGTGATTCGTGTCGTCAGACCGCAGAGGGTCTGGGGCTTTGCCCCATGTCGGTCATCCACCCGTCTGCTACGGTTTCTCGGACAGCTACGATTGGCAACGGCGTCTATGTCGCGGCCCAGGCCGTTGTCTCCGCTCACGCCGTCGTTCACGATCACGTGTTAATCAACTATCACTGTGTGGTTGGTCATCACAGCGAGATCGGACAAGATGCCGTTCTCAATCCGGGAGCCAAGATCGGAGGCCGGTCGGCCGTCGGCAAACGATCGCTGATCGGTGCCAATTCTTTTGTCCACCAGAACCGTCGGATCGGGGATGACGTGATCGTCGATGCGATGACCTACGTCCACCAAGACATCGGTGACGGCCTGTTGATCAGCTGTAGAAACAAAAATGGCCGCCCGTTAAGGCGGCCGTTTTTCCCGCGGAAAGCGGGCGACTAAATGAACCGGTAGCGGACTACGGCAATTTGATTTGCTGTGACCAAGGCTTGTTGTCTTCGTACCATCCCCCCGCTCGTGCGGCGAGATTGAAGACAACGTCAAACCGATTTTCATCAAAAATTTGCGTCAGCGCCTGCCGGTTCTCGATATCGGTTTCGTGGAAACGGAACTGCTCATGTCGCAATGAGTCAAGACGATGCCGCTTCAATTCAGTTGCGTAGTAGTCATTTAGATTGTCGATTCCAACGACGCGATGCCCGTCATCTAGCAATCGTTTGGCGACACGGGACGCAATGAACCCGGCCGCGCCGGTGACGAGGCACGTCATCGGAGCATTCCTATTCGTCATCTTTCAAGTCTTGGGCGTCAAAGGCAGAGAGCGGAGGGTGATCAAGCAGTGTTTCCTGCATCCACAATGAGGTCGGAACCGGTCATCGAACCAGAGGACTCACCGATCAGGAACGCGATGGCGGCCGCAACGTCCTGAACCGACGGTAAACTCTTTGTCGGGCTTCGTCTGCGAATCGTATTCAGCTTTTCTTCGCCGATCGAGGCGGTCATGTCTGTTTCCAGAAACCCCGGAGAGACGCTGTTGACCATGACGTTGGCCTTGCCAAGCTCTCTGGCCAGTGAACGAGTGAATGCGAGCAGCGCGCCCTTGGTCGCCGCATACACTGAAAGTCCGTTGAATCCGGTATGGCCGATGATCGATGCGACATTGACGATCCGTCCTTCACGCTGCATCAACATCGAACGACTGACATACTTGGTGACCATGATGGTCCCGGTAACGTTGACTTCGATCAACTCTTTGATCTGGCTCTCGTGCATCGTTGCGAGGACACCATCGTGCCCCAAAGCAGCGTTGTTGACCAGGCCGTAGATTTCGCCGTGCCGCTTGAC
Encoded here:
- a CDS encoding NAD-dependent epimerase/dehydratase family protein, whose amino-acid sequence is MTCLVTGAAGFIASRVAKRLLDDGHRVVGIDNLNDYYATELKRHRLDSLRHEQFRFHETDIENRQALTQIFDENRFDVVFNLAARAGGWYEDNKPWSQQIKLP
- a CDS encoding tetratricopeptide repeat protein; translated protein: MKRLHEYRTSSRFVIHLALCGMMFFCGCGSREAVRLADERRSSQSAYDQATALFNEEQFESAERLYAEALSGQLPPDMVAPAMVARAECLGALGNTDDAFALLEECRQGLESDVEYHIARGKVFLRSGDQSSAKREFGTARSMAAKQRIRVQIPSVR
- a CDS encoding LbetaH domain-containing protein — translated: MLNSAKQSSFSTMSHTEVCETLYIFGGDSTALEIFETAERSFESSSIEIYHVVPANEGPDGERRINIERLDTHAEGRLGGYILSTANPAVRDSCRQTAEGLGLCPMSVIHPSATVSRTATIGNGVYVAAQAVVSAHAVVHDHVLINYHCVVGHHSEIGQDAVLNPGAKIGGRSAVGKRSLIGANSFVHQNRRIGDDVIVDAMTYVHQDIGDGLLISCRNKNGRPLRRPFFPRKAGD
- a CDS encoding PEP-CTERM sorting domain-containing protein (PEP-CTERM proteins occur, often in large numbers, in the proteomes of bacteria that also encode an exosortase, a predicted intramembrane cysteine proteinase. The presence of a PEP-CTERM domain at a protein's C-terminus predicts cleavage within the sorting domain, followed by covalent anchoring to some some component of the (usually Gram-negative) cell surface. Many PEP-CTERM proteins exhibit an unusual sequence composition that includes large numbers of potential glycosylation sites. Expression of one such protein has been shown restore the ability of a bacterium to form floc, a type of biofilm.), which codes for MMKKLIFAAVAAMLCFSSSAQALEIFLSTSAVDPNAGTNLNLVEGGPGGSLFVWVNNDEPTTIEGLSLDITSDTPGVAGATAHLINDPGGRWFASTPGVLGDAPLVDDSNAFNFFGGFPQGLALHSEVQVDPIAAGVTTVGFATGNSGIAVGGIPPQTENFGTGTITVAPVPEPGTMAGLASIAMVGCGLVARRRRS
- a CDS encoding trypsin-like serine peptidase, with product MSQPACNAAMLVFGYDPARHDRFQNDSLFLGSEFNWSGVGRGNRWAVLVSDSYVLGAAHSAPSIGSTIEFYPTNDPSDGVVLRTVIGAQQIGQSDLWLGQLDRPVGGLGQDDSMLSGGDSGGPTFTIVNGKPVLVGIHWFTYDDGNGGIGSADSIVADVSQIAALNAAMNGESLSLVNLTVLAGDMNADGVVDNLDVGPFAIALLDRMTFAQAYPEVDPDVTGDFNGDGVLTNSDIDGFSRVVAVD
- a CDS encoding PEP-CTERM sorting domain-containing protein (PEP-CTERM proteins occur, often in large numbers, in the proteomes of bacteria that also encode an exosortase, a predicted intramembrane cysteine proteinase. The presence of a PEP-CTERM domain at a protein's C-terminus predicts cleavage within the sorting domain, followed by covalent anchoring to some some component of the (usually Gram-negative) cell surface. Many PEP-CTERM proteins exhibit an unusual sequence composition that includes large numbers of potential glycosylation sites. Expression of one such protein has been shown restore the ability of a bacterium to form floc, a type of biofilm.) codes for the protein MKLKTSLFAALVAIAACVTTATDASAVQLSAWDMFGQPGTQATTPTSSSAANITGTDMTRGAGLSTSGAGNAMSSSSWGSTAASPAVDTEYFSFGFNVDTGFQVDLDELIIGTRSSNTGPGTIGVYSNQDGFTTALATIVQQGSDFANSIIDLSSLTGVTGTLELRLIEIGNTQADGSGTTSNGGTFRVVDYYDGSNFVDTQLTGTVSAVPEPGALAGIFSLGLVGAAVGRRRRR
- a CDS encoding PEP-CTERM sorting domain-containing protein (PEP-CTERM proteins occur, often in large numbers, in the proteomes of bacteria that also encode an exosortase, a predicted intramembrane cysteine proteinase. The presence of a PEP-CTERM domain at a protein's C-terminus predicts cleavage within the sorting domain, followed by covalent anchoring to some some component of the (usually Gram-negative) cell surface. Many PEP-CTERM proteins exhibit an unusual sequence composition that includes large numbers of potential glycosylation sites. Expression of one such protein has been shown restore the ability of a bacterium to form floc, a type of biofilm.), coding for MKRFFLTVLATLSFASLSSADVIVTFSTSRTDPNAGTELTLNAGEVAGSLFVFVENTSATTIEGLALDFQSETPGILTASAHLIENPAGRWFASTPGALGENPLVENSNAFNFFGGFPIGGPLLHSELQLDAIGTGTTLVSAAEGASGIAVGGQRVPLSFGSATVNVVSAIPEPSSAIALLAIGGTVLVRRNRRR
- a CDS encoding DUF1559 domain-containing protein; amino-acid sequence: MGIQSNSGLGYDRARKSKPNGFTLIELLVVVAVIGVMVGLLLPAVQSAREAARRMQCSNKLKQIGLALHNYHSAFKTFPHGRLRPDRITNGEVFPWTYTNYMSVWGSMWYGNRSVHLAILPYIEQGNVYDLVDFSALNSPRLTVDGTPAHPNYEAFSKNVGLYVCPSDANSFDRPTENNYRYNFGGSTPYQGADDWTDNNCLQGCRTPLVEGNGAFTIGRPLSAAAFLDGLSHTVGFAERTKGSGLSGFPSKSDTITKPRRIISFVSDTEEMFQDCLNYTPVSSSFNFFSMGLWLPGSDYSNGWATAAYSSTMYNHMAPPNWQGQDCGAASAIADVPGEAAIISARSMHNGGVNVMLMDGSVRYVADQIDLTLWRAIGTRDGSETLQNLEF
- a CDS encoding endonuclease/exonuclease/phosphatase family protein, with product MFSSRIISHRCATGWYFIVALVVSIWVPDTPAVGQLRICTFNTLSKPANATDDAQLRTIVSAIAGRSVNGIAKRPDIIALQEQDSVLDTTNSAAADLNSEFGINFYQSIMLSSGSFRQAYVYDSSVVTPISSSEFFIGIRVALRTQWQLVGYDAGSTFYTYCVHFKAGDSVGDLYLRNSEATNLRADADALGPGAHVIYMGDFNFAGHDEDSVLTMYSAGNAQAYDPVALPTWPNLTSRHYLSQSTRLNALPDGGAFGGIDDRFDLQLISDAMLDGEGISYLGPTSTGFVGAHSYHAFGNDGLVYNGAINGFYNGREQPAVVLDALHDFSDHLPVIADYQFPARMQVIADPSPISAVQGSLVPISFSVENTAPVTAAIAADELDYDFGTTGDLTGSGVGTADALAGAQSKSVSLDTTSLGSRTAALTVMTFSQQAAGATFVENYSFFVTVLGDMNGDFVVDNFDISPFADALLDPAAYAASFPMIDPDVIGDFNGNGELDNFDIDGFADELINP